A single window of Magnetococcus marinus MC-1 DNA harbors:
- a CDS encoding outer membrane protein assembly factor BamE, translating to MFKPILLFFALLLAVGLSGCKTPNVDKGAILDPTALAKLQENQSNVRDVHDLLGPPTLVNMLDTPRWIYIMDRREEGEQAINRVEITFDRTGVVRKVERNFEDQLLAPQVTEKLSEKPLTWWRHTWREAKGNIIEHPEGSPEWLKNDLSAQDDKQLLYRKLWQRVKNIGRQPKEVNSTAVSKEEADALEAQKTKSERFWGWIKNDRTPPPPAELRDPKVSDTLPDWMKK from the coding sequence TTTTTGCCCTGTTATTGGCCGTTGGGCTCAGCGGTTGTAAAACCCCTAACGTTGATAAAGGGGCTATTTTGGACCCAACCGCCCTGGCTAAATTGCAGGAGAACCAGTCCAATGTGCGCGATGTCCATGATCTGCTGGGTCCACCAACCCTGGTTAATATGTTGGACACTCCCCGCTGGATCTACATCATGGATCGCCGTGAAGAAGGGGAGCAAGCCATTAACCGCGTGGAGATCACCTTTGACCGTACCGGTGTGGTGCGCAAAGTTGAGCGTAATTTTGAAGATCAATTGCTGGCTCCGCAGGTGACCGAAAAGCTCTCTGAAAAGCCCCTCACCTGGTGGCGGCATACTTGGCGGGAAGCCAAAGGCAACATTATTGAGCACCCCGAGGGTTCGCCCGAGTGGTTAAAAAATGATTTGAGCGCGCAGGATGATAAACAGTTGCTCTATCGGAAACTTTGGCAGCGTGTAAAAAATATTGGCCGTCAGCCCAAAGAGGTGAACAGCACCGCCGTTTCTAAGGAAGAGGCCGATGCGCTTGAAGCACAAAAGACCAAAAGTGAGCGGTTTTGGGGGTGGATTAAGAACGACCGCACACCTCCGCCACCTGCCGAGTTACGTGATCCCAAGGTATCTGACACGCTACCTGACTGGATGAAAAAATAA